A DNA window from Desulfofalx alkaliphila DSM 12257 contains the following coding sequences:
- a CDS encoding hemerythrin domain-containing protein has protein sequence MSNLDNLNRQHQEIAQVIKDIEAIINQKDIEQESFNLSFKIGLLAGKLLTHLSSEDKYLYPALVSHAHSKVQETAKRFKNEMGNLANDFTNYKKTYMIANNIKKNPSQFAKDTATVFNAIKKRVEAEEKNLYPLL, from the coding sequence ATGAGTAATTTAGACAATCTAAATAGGCAGCACCAAGAAATTGCACAGGTGATAAAAGATATTGAAGCCATTATTAATCAAAAGGATATTGAGCAGGAAAGTTTTAATTTGTCCTTTAAAATTGGCCTATTGGCAGGAAAGTTGTTAACCCACTTAAGTTCAGAGGATAAGTATCTTTACCCTGCCCTGGTTAGCCATGCCCATTCTAAAGTGCAAGAAACAGCCAAGCGGTTTAAAAATGAAATGGGAAACCTAGCCAACGACTTTACGAACTATAAAAAAACATATATGATAGCTAACAATATTAAAAAGAATCCAAGCCAATTTGCAAAAGACACCGCCACTGTTTTTAATGCCATTAAAAAAAGAGTAGAGGCAGAGGAAAAAAACTTGTACCCGCTTTTGTAG
- the glyQ gene encoding glycine--tRNA ligase subunit alpha, with product MNFQQLILKLNEFWSEQKCIIQQPYDTEKGAGTMNPATFLRALGPEPWRVAYVEPSRRPTDGRYGENPNRLQHYYQYQVILKPSPDDVIEIYLDSLRAIGIDPNEHDIRFVEDNWESPTLGAWGLGWEVWLDGMEITQFTYFQQCGGIDCKPVSAELTYGLERLAMFIQGVDSVFDIEWVDGITYGDVHHRGEVEHSVYNFEAADTEMLFDLFDMYESEARRIMEKGLVLPAYDYVLKCSHTFNLLDARGAISVTERTGYIARVRNLARLCAQGYVEQREKMGYPLIKKEA from the coding sequence ATGAACTTTCAGCAGTTAATATTAAAACTAAATGAGTTTTGGTCGGAACAAAAATGCATTATCCAGCAACCCTATGATACAGAAAAGGGTGCCGGCACCATGAACCCGGCTACCTTTTTAAGGGCCTTGGGACCGGAACCTTGGCGGGTGGCCTATGTGGAACCCTCCAGACGGCCCACCGACGGCCGCTATGGTGAAAACCCCAACCGCCTACAACACTATTATCAGTATCAGGTGATCTTAAAACCTTCGCCGGATGATGTAATTGAAATATATTTAGACAGTTTGCGGGCTATTGGTATAGATCCCAATGAGCACGACATTCGTTTTGTGGAAGACAACTGGGAATCCCCCACACTGGGTGCCTGGGGTTTGGGTTGGGAAGTATGGCTGGACGGCATGGAAATAACCCAGTTTACATATTTCCAGCAGTGTGGCGGTATTGACTGCAAGCCTGTTTCTGCAGAGCTTACCTATGGTTTAGAGCGCCTGGCCATGTTTATCCAGGGGGTAGACAGTGTATTTGACATTGAGTGGGTAGATGGCATTACTTACGGTGACGTTCATCACCGGGGGGAGGTAGAACACTCGGTCTACAACTTTGAGGCGGCCGATACAGAAATGCTTTTTGACCTCTTTGACATGTATGAGTCAGAGGCCCGGCGGATAATGGAAAAGGGCCTGGTTCTTCCGGCCTACGACTATGTGTTGAAGTGTTCCCATACCTTTAATTTACTGGATGCCCGGGGTGCCATCAGCGTAACGGAACGGACCGGCTACATTGCCAGGGTGCGCAATTTGGCCCGGCTATGTGCGCAGGGTTACGTGGAACAGAGGGAAAAAATGGGCTACCCGTTGATTAAGAAGGAGGCGTAA
- the ppdK gene encoding pyruvate, phosphate dikinase: MSNAKYVYLFHEGKAEMKSLLGGKGANLAEMTHIGLPVPPGFIITTEACIDFYNADRQFPQGLEEQVLEKVKILEETTGKKFGDPERPLLVSVRSGAVISMPGMMDTVLNLGLNDETVEGLAASTNNPRFAYDCYRRFLQMFGDVVLGIDHHYFEVVLESQKVDKNVYFDHQLTAEDWQQIIAKYKRIIEKETGKQFPQQPIEQLFLAINAVFNSWNTDRAVVYRRIHRIPDDLGTAVNVQAMVFGNMGDDCGTGVAFTRNPSTGEKSLYGEYLTNAQGEDVVAGIRTPQPISKLAEEMPDVYRQFKETCELLEKHYRNMQDIEFTIERGKLWMLQTRNGKRTVQSAIKIAVDMVEEGLITKEEAITRVEPAQLDHLLHRRIDPDAKLDVLAKGLPASPGSAVGAVVFDSDLAEKIAQEGKKVLLVRLETTPDDIHGIVAAQGVLTSRGGMTSHAAVVARGMGKPCVCGCEAIKIDYASKSFRVGDKVVKEGDVISIDGSTGQVIMGEVPMIDPEISPEFQKLLQWADDIRRLDVRANADNPEDARKAREFGAQGIGLTRTEHMFMAPDRIPLVQKMILADDIEGRKQALDQLLPMQQNDFYGILKAMDGLPVCIRLLDPPLHEFLPSAEELAVEITRLKLSGENAEELLEKEDLLRQVRTLSEFNPMLGHRGCRLGITYPEVYEMQARAIFQATAQLVSEGYTVIPEVEIPLVIEEKELAYLRQVVVETADRVKEETGIDFHYTVGTMIEMPRAALLADEIANQADFFSFGTNDLTQTTLGFSRDDAEGKFMHHYLERKILTDNPFIVLDRKGVGKLMQITVEQGRKVKPDLLIGICGEHGGEPSSVEFCHIIGLDYVSCSPYRVPIARLAAAQAAVNNRD; this comes from the coding sequence ATGTCAAATGCCAAATACGTGTACCTTTTTCATGAGGGTAAGGCAGAAATGAAAAGCTTGCTGGGGGGCAAAGGTGCTAACCTGGCTGAAATGACACACATTGGACTACCGGTACCGCCGGGATTTATTATTACCACAGAAGCCTGCATTGACTTCTATAACGCCGACAGGCAGTTTCCCCAAGGCTTAGAAGAGCAGGTGCTGGAAAAGGTAAAGATTTTGGAAGAAACCACAGGCAAAAAATTTGGGGATCCCGAAAGACCGCTGCTGGTTTCGGTGCGTTCAGGTGCGGTAATTTCAATGCCCGGAATGATGGATACCGTACTAAACCTGGGCTTGAATGACGAAACGGTAGAAGGATTGGCTGCCTCCACCAATAACCCACGGTTTGCCTATGACTGCTACCGCCGTTTCTTGCAAATGTTTGGTGATGTGGTGCTGGGTATCGATCACCATTATTTTGAAGTGGTGTTAGAAAGCCAAAAGGTAGATAAAAATGTGTATTTTGATCACCAACTCACAGCAGAAGATTGGCAACAGATAATTGCAAAGTATAAGCGGATTATTGAAAAAGAAACAGGCAAACAATTCCCCCAGCAGCCTATTGAGCAGCTGTTTTTAGCCATTAATGCGGTATTTAACTCCTGGAATACCGACCGGGCGGTGGTTTACCGTAGAATACATAGAATTCCTGATGATCTGGGTACCGCTGTCAACGTTCAAGCCATGGTATTCGGCAACATGGGCGATGACTGCGGTACAGGGGTAGCTTTTACCCGTAATCCCTCAACCGGTGAAAAATCACTGTATGGTGAGTACTTAACTAACGCCCAGGGTGAAGATGTGGTGGCCGGTATTCGTACCCCGCAGCCCATATCTAAACTGGCGGAAGAAATGCCCGATGTGTACAGGCAATTTAAAGAAACATGTGAACTGCTGGAAAAGCATTACCGCAACATGCAGGATATCGAGTTTACCATTGAACGGGGCAAGCTGTGGATGCTGCAAACAAGAAACGGTAAGCGCACTGTGCAGTCTGCAATAAAAATAGCGGTTGATATGGTTGAAGAAGGGTTAATTACTAAAGAAGAAGCAATCACCCGTGTAGAACCGGCACAATTGGATCACCTGCTGCACCGGCGTATTGACCCCGACGCCAAACTGGATGTTTTGGCCAAAGGATTACCTGCTTCACCGGGGTCTGCAGTGGGCGCGGTGGTGTTCGATTCTGATCTGGCAGAAAAAATAGCCCAAGAAGGCAAAAAAGTATTGCTGGTAAGACTGGAAACAACCCCAGATGATATTCACGGCATTGTTGCTGCCCAAGGTGTGTTAACCTCCAGGGGTGGCATGACCAGTCACGCAGCGGTGGTAGCCCGGGGTATGGGTAAACCCTGTGTATGCGGTTGTGAAGCCATTAAAATAGACTATGCGAGCAAAAGCTTCCGGGTGGGCGATAAGGTAGTAAAAGAAGGGGATGTCATTTCAATTGATGGCAGCACCGGCCAAGTGATAATGGGCGAAGTGCCCATGATTGATCCCGAGATTTCGCCGGAGTTTCAAAAGCTCCTCCAGTGGGCCGATGACATTCGTAGGTTAGACGTGCGCGCCAACGCCGACAACCCAGAGGATGCCCGCAAGGCCAGAGAGTTTGGTGCCCAAGGCATTGGCTTAACCCGTACCGAGCATATGTTCATGGCGCCTGATCGTATACCGCTGGTACAAAAAATGATATTGGCAGACGATATAGAGGGTAGAAAACAAGCACTGGATCAACTATTGCCAATGCAGCAAAATGACTTTTATGGCATATTAAAGGCAATGGACGGTCTGCCGGTATGTATTAGATTACTGGATCCACCCCTGCACGAGTTCTTACCCAGCGCTGAAGAACTGGCAGTTGAAATAACTAGACTTAAACTTTCCGGTGAAAACGCAGAAGAATTATTAGAAAAAGAAGACTTGTTGCGCCAAGTGCGCACCTTGTCGGAATTTAACCCCATGCTGGGACACCGGGGTTGCCGTTTGGGCATCACCTATCCCGAAGTTTATGAAATGCAAGCACGGGCCATCTTCCAAGCCACTGCACAGTTGGTAAGCGAAGGTTATACCGTAATTCCGGAGGTAGAAATTCCACTGGTAATTGAAGAAAAAGAGCTGGCCTACTTAAGACAGGTAGTGGTGGAAACAGCTGACCGGGTTAAAGAAGAAACCGGCATTGATTTTCACTACACAGTGGGCACTATGATTGAAATGCCCCGGGCTGCGCTACTGGCCGATGAAATAGCAAACCAGGCAGACTTTTTCTCCTTTGGCACTAACGACCTTACCCAAACCACCTTAGGTTTTTCCAGGGATGATGCCGAAGGTAAATTCATGCACCACTACCTTGAGCGTAAAATACTAACTGACAATCCATTTATAGTGCTAGATCGCAAAGGTGTGGGCAAACTAATGCAGATTACCGTTGAACAGGGTCGCAAAGTTAAGCCAGATTTATTAATCGGTATTTGCGGTGAACACGGCGGTGAGCCCAGTTCGGTAGAGTTCTGCCATATTATCGGCTTAGATTATGTTAGCTGCTCCCCTTACCGGGTGCCCATTGCCCGGCTGGCTGCCGCCCAAGCTGCGGTTAACAACAGGGACTAA
- a CDS encoding DUF5305 family protein has product MKKKLNKSIRMSLMCLLFVLTVIFSILIFYEVTKQETKEEIVTLYSYQNSATANYKVNMTPSFVFPDTVLGEGKEYISALVDNIQATFNYQFTGDGPAKVQGTYEVVGIIEGYVERLGPDGTTVTNTIWTKDVVFIPKTNFEATDDNFSLSKDITFKPVDYDNYANAVKETTRVSTNSRFTASMKVELNADTDKGSIEESISSSITFPLNNNLFSITKGEMKKPGTIQDTKEIRLPVNKTLVTVYGILLAAALIALIYLFFATRGTVKEPFRKQLDRIFKRHGSRLVALSSEITLSDEQHRVRTIDDLVRIADDLGKPIVYKHSINPDDINRFYVMGEGSTYFFNLSDYIAALEEEKAGRGNKIKAATEVGQHAGYRESDKEDISQ; this is encoded by the coding sequence ATGAAGAAGAAGCTCAATAAAAGTATTAGAATGTCATTGATGTGTCTTTTGTTTGTGTTAACCGTTATTTTCTCTATTTTAATTTTTTATGAAGTTACAAAGCAGGAAACTAAGGAAGAAATAGTAACGCTCTACAGTTATCAAAACAGTGCCACCGCTAACTATAAAGTTAATATGACCCCCTCCTTTGTTTTTCCAGATACAGTATTGGGGGAAGGGAAAGAGTATATTTCTGCCCTTGTAGATAATATCCAAGCTACTTTTAATTATCAGTTTACAGGTGACGGCCCGGCCAAAGTTCAAGGCACTTATGAAGTTGTGGGCATCATTGAGGGCTATGTGGAACGACTGGGGCCGGATGGCACAACGGTAACCAATACTATCTGGACTAAGGATGTAGTATTTATTCCCAAGACAAACTTTGAAGCCACTGATGATAATTTCTCTTTAAGTAAAGATATTACTTTTAAACCCGTAGACTACGATAATTATGCCAATGCTGTTAAGGAGACTACCCGGGTAAGCACTAACAGCAGATTTACAGCAAGTATGAAGGTGGAATTAAATGCGGACACAGACAAAGGTTCCATAGAGGAAAGCATATCTTCTTCTATTACCTTTCCGCTGAACAACAATCTTTTTAGTATCACTAAGGGTGAAATGAAAAAACCCGGCACAATTCAAGATACTAAAGAAATAAGGCTGCCCGTTAACAAAACACTGGTAACTGTTTATGGTATTTTGCTGGCTGCTGCCCTGATTGCATTAATATATCTGTTCTTTGCCACAAGAGGCACTGTTAAGGAACCCTTCCGCAAACAGCTGGACAGGATATTTAAAAGACATGGCAGCCGCTTGGTTGCACTGAGCAGTGAAATTACCCTTTCTGACGAACAACACCGGGTTAGAACCATTGATGATTTGGTTAGAATAGCTGACGATCTCGGTAAACCTATTGTCTACAAGCACAGCATAAACCCGGATGATATTAACCGTTTTTATGTCATGGGAGAGGGATCTACATATTTCTTTAACCTAAGTGATTATATAGCTGCCCTGGAGGAGGAAAAGGCCGGCCGGGGGAATAAAATAAAGGCAGCTACTGAGGTTGGGCAGCATGCAGGATATAGGGAATCAGACAAAGAAGATATTAGCCAATAA
- a CDS encoding tRNA-binding protein, which translates to MEKINFDDFLKVDMRVGTVIKVEDFPEARKPAYKLWIDFGQEVGVKKSSAQITDLYSKEDLLNRQVVAVVNFPPRQVARFMSDVLVLGTVADDGKVVLLQPERPVDNGLRIS; encoded by the coding sequence ATGGAAAAAATCAACTTTGATGATTTTTTAAAGGTTGATATGCGGGTGGGCACCGTTATTAAGGTGGAGGATTTTCCTGAAGCTCGTAAACCCGCCTACAAATTATGGATTGATTTTGGCCAAGAGGTGGGCGTAAAAAAGTCCAGCGCTCAAATTACCGATTTGTATAGCAAGGAAGACCTGCTGAACAGGCAGGTGGTGGCGGTGGTAAACTTTCCTCCCCGGCAGGTGGCCCGCTTTATGTCAGATGTGCTGGTCTTAGGTACGGTGGCCGACGATGGCAAAGTGGTGTTGTTGCAGCCCGAGCGCCCGGTTGATAACGGGCTGCGCATAAGTTAA
- the recO gene encoding DNA repair protein RecO yields the protein MKLYPVEAVVLHQKPMRGADKIIIMFTREYGKLRAVAHGAGKSSSRKRGAVQPLCHSRLLLYRGKEIDTVNQCEAITFFTRLRDHLEILALAVYICELVDALTGEGDQNEPLFILLLTTLGWLNQPQVDLPGAERLVAGFEIKALGLTGYLPELNVCVNCGGDITGHTLFSAHEGGVICPKCIGEGYRPMGTVVKPQTVELLRQLIATNPGGLTKLTPQEAVFNQVKKLNKALLRHNLEKKAKSLDFLESLHKNPRNWGKY from the coding sequence TTGAAACTATACCCTGTAGAAGCGGTGGTTTTACATCAAAAACCCATGCGCGGAGCAGATAAGATTATTATTATGTTTACCCGGGAGTATGGTAAATTGCGGGCAGTGGCCCATGGGGCCGGCAAATCTTCCAGCCGCAAGCGGGGAGCGGTGCAGCCCCTTTGTCATTCCCGCCTTTTATTGTACCGGGGGAAAGAAATAGACACCGTTAACCAGTGTGAGGCCATCACCTTTTTTACGCGCTTGCGTGATCATTTAGAAATACTGGCCCTGGCAGTGTATATTTGTGAGCTAGTAGATGCTTTGACCGGTGAAGGGGATCAAAACGAGCCCCTTTTTATATTGCTGTTAACCACACTGGGTTGGCTAAATCAACCACAGGTGGATTTGCCCGGGGCAGAAAGGCTGGTGGCCGGTTTTGAAATTAAGGCTCTGGGGTTAACGGGATATTTGCCGGAGTTAAACGTCTGTGTTAATTGCGGGGGTGACATCACCGGTCACACTCTTTTCAGTGCCCATGAGGGCGGAGTGATTTGCCCAAAGTGTATTGGTGAAGGATACCGGCCCATGGGGACTGTGGTTAAACCACAAACGGTTGAACTGCTAAGGCAGTTGATCGCCACTAACCCCGGCGGGCTGACCAAATTAACCCCCCAAGAGGCGGTGTTTAACCAAGTAAAAAAGCTTAATAAAGCCTTACTCCGGCATAACTTGGAGAAAAAGGCCAAGTCACTGGACTTCCTGGAAAGTTTGCATAAAAATCCCCGGAATTGGGGTAAATATTAG
- a CDS encoding helix-turn-helix transcriptional regulator, translating to MELSQRQEKILEIVKKQGPITGEQIAEQLNLTRATLRPDLAILTMSGVLEARPRVGYYYSGKSPERMVAEKLKKIKVGEVKSVPHVVNENCSVYDAVVTMFIEDVGTLIVVNDAGKLEGIISRKDFLKSTLGGQDIHKLPVGVIMTRMPNVICAQPEDSVWLAARRLLTHEVDCLPVVRRLPDQAEAEGYEVIGRFTKTNIARLFVELGEE from the coding sequence ATGGAACTGAGCCAACGACAGGAAAAGATATTGGAGATTGTGAAAAAACAAGGCCCCATCACTGGTGAGCAGATCGCTGAACAACTAAACTTAACACGGGCCACCCTCAGACCGGACCTGGCAATTTTAACAATGTCCGGTGTGTTAGAAGCTCGCCCGCGGGTGGGGTATTATTACAGTGGAAAATCACCTGAGCGAATGGTGGCTGAAAAGTTAAAGAAAATAAAAGTAGGCGAAGTAAAATCGGTACCCCACGTGGTAAACGAAAATTGCTCGGTTTATGATGCCGTTGTAACAATGTTTATAGAAGACGTGGGCACCCTAATAGTAGTTAACGATGCCGGCAAACTAGAGGGCATAATATCGCGTAAGGACTTTTTAAAAAGCACCTTAGGTGGGCAAGACATCCATAAACTGCCGGTGGGCGTAATAATGACCCGCATGCCCAATGTTATCTGTGCTCAACCAGAAGACTCGGTGTGGTTGGCTGCGCGTCGTTTGCTTACCCATGAGGTAGATTGCCTTCCGGTGGTTCGCCGCTTGCCCGATCAAGCAGAGGCTGAGGGGTACGAAGTAATTGGTAGATTTACCAAGACTAATATTGCCCGACTGTTTGTGGAACTTGGGGAAGAATAA
- a CDS encoding pyruvate, water dikinase regulatory protein codes for MSDSIGDTAELVVKAAVSQFNDGGVEIKRIPYVNDIRDIIDVVEEASATNSIIAYTLVIPELRDALVLEASRYNIPLVDIMGPILSAIESVTHKSPKFEPGLVRRLDEEYFRRVEAIEFAVKYDDGKDPRGITKADLIVLGVSRTSKTPLSMYLAHKRIKVANVPLVPEVCPPDEIFHVSPNKVIGLTIRPQQLNVIRQERLRTLGLTSHADYASMERILKELEYAEGIMKRVGCTVIDVTNKAVEETASKVLELYYRGKRNNR; via the coding sequence TTGTCAGATTCCATTGGCGATACTGCTGAACTGGTGGTAAAAGCTGCGGTAAGCCAATTTAATGACGGTGGGGTTGAAATAAAAAGGATACCCTACGTCAACGATATACGGGACATAATCGACGTGGTGGAGGAAGCTTCGGCCACCAACAGTATTATTGCATACACACTGGTTATTCCTGAACTGAGAGACGCCTTGGTGCTTGAGGCGTCCCGTTATAATATCCCCTTGGTGGATATCATGGGCCCCATATTAAGTGCAATTGAAAGCGTAACCCATAAATCACCTAAATTCGAGCCAGGATTGGTTAGGCGACTGGACGAGGAATACTTTCGCCGGGTGGAAGCCATTGAATTTGCAGTGAAATATGACGATGGAAAAGACCCCAGAGGTATTACCAAGGCGGATTTGATAGTGTTGGGAGTATCACGCACCTCAAAAACACCATTGAGCATGTATTTGGCCCACAAACGCATCAAAGTTGCCAACGTGCCACTGGTGCCGGAAGTTTGCCCGCCGGATGAAATATTTCACGTGTCGCCCAACAAAGTAATCGGCTTAACCATTCGTCCTCAACAGCTAAACGTCATTCGGCAAGAAAGGTTGCGCACACTGGGCTTAACGTCCCATGCCGATTACGCCAGCATGGAAAGAATTTTAAAAGAACTGGAATATGCCGAAGGCATAATGAAACGGGTCGGCTGTACCGTAATAGATGTAACCAACAAGGCAGTGGAGGAAACAGCCAGTAAAGTGCTGGAGCTTTATTACCGGGGCAAGAGAAATAACCGTTAG
- the glyS gene encoding glycine--tRNA ligase subunit beta — protein sequence MAKDFLLEIGIEEMPARFMAPALKQLKELTEKTFKEQRLEYQEVKTFGTPRRLVLHVKQLNERQQSLTKEVKGPAQKAAFDIDGNPTKAVLGFARSQGVKVEDLVVRPLGKVDYMYAIKKEDGLATDEVLAQIAPQLISGLHFPKPMRWGSLDYRFARPIRWLLALYGSELVPFTVAEIKSGRHTYGHRFLSRGTIEVADPDQYFKAMIDGYVMVDGHERRRVIWQQVQELAASVGGTVQQDDELLEEIANIVEYPTALMGSFAEHYLNLPDEVIITPMREHQRYFPIVDQRGKLMPKFITVRNGTSEHLDIVTAGNEKVLSARLADAEFFFKEDLKTPLADKVDKLKKVVWLEGLGSVYEKVERIGKLALSFAEELDADKIQIEHTARAALLAKADLVTNMVYEFPELQGIIGREYALRSGEEAEVGRAIFEHYLPCFAGDQLPSALPGQVISLADKMDSIVGCFAVGIQPTGSQDPYALRRQALGVTNIILEYALPLSLKQMIVQAYNGYQGDVEIKLSIDQVTKEVTEFFKVRIKGALTEGGLTYDIIDAVLEPGFDNFADTWQRGQALAEFRKQPAFNDLLTAFNRANNLAKKSAGGAVKENLLQEEAEKDLYQAYISFSDALGRQMSKKNYQGALQEIALLLDPINKFFDQVMVMVEDEQVKNNRLALLFNIANKMKKVADFSKIVA from the coding sequence ATGGCAAAGGACTTTCTATTGGAAATTGGCATAGAGGAAATGCCGGCTCGTTTCATGGCCCCGGCACTGAAACAATTAAAAGAGCTAACAGAAAAAACATTTAAAGAACAACGTTTAGAGTATCAAGAGGTAAAAACCTTTGGTACACCCCGCCGTTTGGTGCTGCATGTAAAACAGTTGAACGAACGGCAGCAGTCCCTGACAAAAGAGGTAAAGGGCCCGGCCCAAAAGGCAGCCTTTGACATTGACGGCAACCCCACCAAGGCAGTGTTGGGCTTTGCCCGGAGCCAGGGGGTAAAGGTGGAGGATTTAGTGGTTCGTCCCCTGGGCAAGGTGGACTACATGTATGCTATTAAAAAAGAGGATGGCCTGGCCACAGATGAAGTGCTGGCCCAAATTGCACCTCAATTGATATCGGGGCTACATTTTCCCAAGCCCATGCGCTGGGGCAGCCTGGACTACCGCTTTGCCAGACCCATTCGCTGGCTGTTGGCACTGTACGGCAGTGAACTTGTGCCCTTCACGGTGGCAGAGATAAAATCCGGCCGTCATACCTACGGTCACCGGTTTTTAAGCAGGGGAACCATTGAAGTGGCCGATCCTGACCAATACTTTAAGGCAATGATTGACGGTTACGTAATGGTGGATGGCCATGAGCGCCGCCGGGTTATTTGGCAGCAGGTACAGGAGCTGGCAGCGTCGGTGGGTGGCACAGTTCAACAAGATGATGAGCTGTTGGAGGAAATTGCCAACATTGTGGAATATCCCACTGCACTAATGGGCAGTTTTGCAGAACACTATTTAAACTTGCCCGATGAGGTAATAATTACCCCTATGCGGGAGCATCAACGGTACTTTCCCATTGTTGATCAGCGGGGTAAGTTAATGCCCAAGTTTATAACTGTGAGGAACGGTACTTCAGAACACCTGGATATTGTGACGGCCGGCAACGAAAAGGTGCTGTCTGCCCGGCTGGCAGATGCAGAATTTTTCTTTAAAGAAGACTTGAAAACGCCCTTAGCTGATAAGGTAGACAAGTTAAAGAAAGTGGTATGGCTGGAGGGTTTGGGCTCAGTTTATGAAAAGGTAGAGCGCATTGGTAAGCTGGCACTGTCATTTGCAGAAGAATTAGATGCCGATAAAATACAAATTGAGCATACTGCCAGGGCGGCATTGTTGGCCAAGGCTGACTTGGTAACTAATATGGTGTACGAATTTCCTGAACTGCAGGGTATTATCGGACGCGAGTATGCGCTGCGCAGCGGTGAAGAAGCCGAGGTGGGCCGGGCAATTTTTGAGCATTACCTGCCCTGTTTTGCCGGAGACCAACTGCCATCTGCACTGCCCGGTCAAGTGATTAGCCTGGCGGATAAAATGGACAGCATAGTTGGTTGTTTTGCAGTGGGCATTCAACCCACCGGCTCCCAAGACCCCTATGCCCTTAGAAGACAGGCACTGGGTGTTACCAATATTATATTGGAATATGCACTGCCCTTGTCTCTAAAACAAATGATTGTCCAGGCGTATAATGGCTATCAAGGCGACGTAGAAATAAAATTAAGTATAGACCAAGTAACAAAGGAAGTAACAGAGTTCTTTAAGGTGCGTATTAAGGGGGCCCTTACAGAAGGCGGACTTACTTACGATATCATTGATGCAGTATTAGAGCCGGGCTTTGACAACTTTGCTGATACCTGGCAGCGGGGCCAAGCCTTGGCGGAATTCCGCAAGCAACCGGCCTTTAACGACCTACTCACTGCTTTCAACCGGGCCAACAACCTGGCAAAGAAATCGGCAGGGGGTGCCGTAAAAGAAAACCTGCTGCAAGAAGAGGCAGAAAAGGACCTTTACCAGGCATATATTTCCTTCAGCGATGCCTTGGGTCGTCAAATGAGCAAGAAAAACTATCAAGGGGCTTTACAAGAAATTGCCCTGCTGTTGGACCCCATTAACAAGTTTTTTGATCAAGTGATGGTGATGGTGGAAGATGAACAGGTGAAAAATAACCGTTTAGCTTTATTGTTTAACATTGCTAATAAAATGAAAAAGGTGGCGGATTTTTCTAAAATTGTAGCCTAA
- a CDS encoding DUF4342 domain-containing protein, producing the protein MTSELEKIDLIRARLGVSYKQAKDALENAGGDVVEALVKLEEKDMHLGQKIQGQGMEVMGQLRSIINKGHKTKVKIKKEGRTVCEFPATIGALGLLGALYNNELALIGVMGTVTALANNYSIEIERPAESVKDCDYPGYGMY; encoded by the coding sequence ATGACCAGCGAGTTGGAAAAGATAGATTTAATACGGGCCCGCCTGGGGGTAAGCTATAAACAGGCCAAAGATGCCCTTGAGAATGCCGGTGGCGATGTGGTGGAGGCTTTGGTTAAGTTAGAAGAAAAGGATATGCACCTTGGTCAAAAAATACAAGGCCAGGGCATGGAAGTGATGGGTCAACTGCGCAGTATTATTAATAAGGGGCACAAAACCAAAGTCAAGATAAAGAAGGAAGGACGTACGGTGTGCGAGTTTCCTGCCACCATCGGGGCGCTGGGGCTATTGGGTGCCCTGTATAACAATGAATTGGCCTTAATTGGTGTGATGGGAACCGTTACCGCCTTGGCCAATAACTATAGTATTGAAATTGAACGCCCTGCTGAATCGGTAAAGGACTGTGATTATCCTGGTTATGGAATGTATTAA